The following coding sequences are from one Fibrobacter sp. UWH6 window:
- a CDS encoding TIGR00730 family Rossman fold protein produces MATKKKQLQLVPGQMMYYNKAFMDSNMGRPIRILSEFMCPQQIFDQEGIQKTIVFFGSARTLPMSEIKKRRKNCKNKAELARLKCLELVAEYYDAARELGAKLGKWANKRNEGYAIMTGGGPGIMEAGNRGANDVGTPSVGLNIKLPFEQHPNVYIDDELNFQFRYFFIRKYWFLCMAQALVVFPGGFGTLDEMFEMLTLIQTHKYAQRMPVIVYGAKFWKKVLNWEYLAETGMINKEDLNLFHFCDSVDEAYKIITETLEKRASEKK; encoded by the coding sequence ATGGCAACTAAGAAAAAGCAACTCCAGCTCGTCCCCGGACAGATGATGTACTACAACAAGGCTTTTATGGATAGCAACATGGGCCGCCCCATCAGAATCCTGTCGGAATTCATGTGTCCGCAGCAGATTTTTGATCAGGAAGGCATCCAGAAAACCATCGTCTTCTTCGGTTCCGCACGAACCCTCCCCATGTCAGAAATCAAGAAGCGCCGCAAGAACTGCAAGAACAAGGCAGAACTGGCCCGTCTTAAATGTCTGGAACTCGTCGCCGAGTACTACGATGCCGCCCGTGAGCTAGGTGCAAAGCTTGGCAAGTGGGCAAACAAGCGCAACGAAGGATACGCCATCATGACCGGTGGCGGCCCCGGCATTATGGAAGCAGGAAACCGTGGAGCAAACGATGTGGGAACCCCCTCCGTCGGCCTCAACATCAAGCTGCCCTTCGAACAACATCCCAACGTCTACATCGACGACGAACTGAACTTCCAGTTCCGCTACTTCTTCATTAGAAAGTACTGGTTCCTCTGCATGGCCCAGGCACTGGTGGTATTCCCCGGCGGCTTTGGTACGCTTGACGAGATGTTCGAAATGCTCACTCTCATCCAGACTCACAAGTACGCTCAGAGAATGCCCGTTATCGTATACGGCGCCAAGTTCTGGAAAAAGGTCCTTAACTGGGAATACCTGGCAGAAACAGGTATGATCAACAAGGAAGACCTCAACCTGTTCCACTTCTGCGACTCCGTAGACGAAGCCTACAAAATCATTACCGAAACCTTGGAAAAAAGGGCCTCCGAAAAGAAATAA
- a CDS encoding GGDEF domain-containing protein, whose protein sequence is MTMVSYIVWLIAFVAGVGVSFFVPEATISLGGKFAFIGAWGAVLGFVLYTLCKRRVETAEAEFNENLESLKASQLDLVTGIQANKPAEPVEKPAVKAPEPPPVTAKNEIPLPKGAVSAREALEKIAGAPLRANFPLDVWKRYAKSILKDRPFGEVLANLEKLLPAMFPKASGILYMYAGTQTDLRKLYSFGPSVISDASIRPGECASYNSGEIVVCDYSKHDLSGGCTHLHHRPQGISFCAPIEGLEEHFGIFSLQVDALPDNESLDDWHAKVSFVATTFGLYVSNQNLNVRYKEHSIRDNLTGLFNRRYMEESLAREIAAATRHKTPIGLIMLYPDSIAEIQKTKGRHAVEQLLWELGQRLPGYIRTEDIPCRYDGEMFCIILPGADLKITRQRAEKIRHEISQLQIAYGAGVLATPLSLGVAVMPAHAADGGSLLYMAEASLRHAMQAGGNRVTIADALINR, encoded by the coding sequence ATGACTATGGTATCTTACATTGTTTGGCTCATAGCTTTTGTAGCTGGGGTGGGCGTATCGTTTTTCGTTCCCGAAGCGACTATTTCGCTGGGCGGAAAGTTTGCCTTTATCGGCGCCTGGGGTGCCGTTCTCGGATTTGTTCTTTACACTCTCTGCAAGCGTAGGGTGGAAACTGCCGAGGCCGAGTTTAACGAAAATCTGGAATCTCTGAAGGCCTCTCAGCTAGATCTGGTCACTGGAATCCAGGCCAATAAGCCTGCAGAACCGGTAGAAAAACCTGCGGTAAAGGCTCCTGAGCCGCCGCCTGTAACGGCAAAAAATGAAATTCCCCTTCCCAAGGGCGCTGTTTCCGCCAGGGAGGCTCTTGAAAAGATTGCTGGGGCTCCTCTGAGGGCGAATTTCCCCCTGGATGTCTGGAAGCGTTATGCCAAGAGTATTCTGAAGGATAGACCTTTCGGTGAAGTTCTGGCGAATCTTGAAAAGTTGTTGCCTGCCATGTTCCCCAAGGCTTCTGGTATCTTATATATGTATGCAGGTACCCAGACTGACCTTCGCAAGCTGTATTCCTTTGGTCCTTCTGTCATCAGTGATGCTTCCATTCGTCCTGGTGAATGTGCTAGCTATAACTCTGGTGAAATTGTTGTTTGTGATTATTCCAAGCATGACTTGTCTGGTGGTTGTACCCATCTTCACCACCGTCCCCAGGGAATTTCTTTCTGCGCTCCTATTGAAGGATTGGAAGAACATTTCGGCATTTTCTCTCTGCAGGTAGATGCCTTGCCCGACAATGAATCCCTGGATGATTGGCATGCCAAGGTTAGCTTTGTGGCGACGACTTTTGGTCTTTATGTGTCTAACCAGAATTTGAATGTCCGCTATAAGGAACATAGTATCAGGGATAATCTGACTGGCTTGTTTAACAGACGTTATATGGAAGAATCCCTGGCTCGGGAAATTGCTGCTGCAACTCGACACAAGACTCCCATTGGCCTGATTATGCTGTATCCCGATTCTATTGCCGAGATTCAGAAGACTAAGGGTCGCCATGCTGTTGAACAGCTCCTTTGGGAACTTGGACAGCGCTTGCCTGGTTATATCCGTACAGAAGATATTCCCTGCCGTTATGACGGAGAGATGTTCTGCATCATCCTGCCGGGAGCTGACTTGAAAATTACACGTCAGCGTGCGGAAAAAATCAGACACGAGATTTCCCAGTTGCAGATTGCCTATGGTGCTGGTGTGCTTGCCACTCCGTTGAGCCTGGGTGTTGCGGTGATGCCCGCCCATGCGGCTGATGGTGGATCCCTGCTTTACATGGCCGAGGCTTCCTTGAGACACGCCATGCAGGCTGGCGGAAACCGCGTGACTATTGCGGACGCATTGATTAACCGCTAA
- a CDS encoding protein kinase: MLRNIIAETLDRVSRNLALRPNYTMDEYQRWFDQNPEFLHNGAAQRIKLIEPLTLEGTNNLYRANFWIEHPGDSTHYAEKEIVVKICKFWAPPGKNRLHRLNMLLSAFQDEIRINNLIHATNIEGVVQSMGGGIAGRHPYLKMEFIKGCSLDRTFRTDLTDDEVLHRVSQLAYLANTISQLHYYQVVHKDLKPKNLLLCQNPQHKNNHKILVCDFGYAQAKMRETVTEYGGQMTPCYSAPEQAIMGENLSASVDYFSFGIIVHEYLTGRKLFPKSMDIFVEDGYRVTDRYLEHLKTGRENSFNDPRFPELSQWIENLTIFDSFERMQNCPNLFDIAHKLRERVNAQGYRDVNTDFLWNQLREYNR; encoded by the coding sequence ATGCTTCGGAACATCATTGCAGAAACGTTAGACCGTGTTTCAAGAAACCTTGCGCTGCGTCCAAATTATACCATGGACGAATACCAGCGGTGGTTTGACCAGAATCCTGAATTTCTGCACAACGGTGCCGCCCAGAGGATCAAGCTCATTGAACCTCTGACTCTAGAAGGTACCAACAACCTGTACAGGGCGAACTTCTGGATAGAACACCCGGGAGATTCCACCCACTACGCCGAAAAGGAAATCGTTGTCAAGATTTGCAAATTCTGGGCTCCTCCCGGAAAGAACCGCCTGCACCGCCTCAACATGCTGCTGAGCGCATTCCAGGACGAAATCAGAATTAACAACTTGATCCACGCCACCAATATCGAAGGCGTCGTTCAGAGCATGGGCGGTGGCATCGCTGGCCGCCATCCCTATCTCAAGATGGAATTCATCAAGGGGTGCTCCCTGGACCGCACGTTCCGCACAGACCTTACCGATGATGAAGTTCTCCACCGGGTATCCCAGTTAGCCTACCTGGCCAACACCATCAGCCAGCTCCACTACTATCAAGTGGTCCATAAGGATCTCAAGCCCAAGAACCTTCTCCTGTGCCAAAACCCGCAACACAAGAACAACCACAAGATTCTTGTATGCGACTTCGGTTACGCCCAGGCCAAAATGCGGGAAACCGTCACCGAATATGGTGGACAGATGACCCCCTGTTACAGCGCACCGGAACAGGCAATCATGGGAGAAAATCTTTCGGCATCCGTAGACTATTTCAGCTTCGGCATCATTGTCCACGAATACCTGACGGGCCGCAAACTCTTCCCCAAGTCCATGGACATCTTCGTGGAAGATGGGTACCGAGTCACAGACCGTTACCTGGAGCACCTGAAAACAGGCCGCGAAAACAGTTTTAACGACCCACGATTCCCAGAACTGTCTCAATGGATCGAAAACCTCACCATATTCGACAGCTTTGAACGCATGCAGAATTGTCCGAACCTGTTCGATATTGCGCATAAACTCCGTGAAAGGGTAAATGCTCAGGGATACCGAGACGTAAACACAGACTTTTTGTGGAATCAATTGCGCGAATACAATCGTTAG
- a CDS encoding sensor histidine kinase gives MSIESTKKRLKDFWQVIHERLSSLQEDQFDRGERELIAILGDDESKSFFPVPATLLMVLVWSFILFFPLIILLDPSGSVGDDVTMGALGRYYLPLLSTMLIFFLNQRILVPKFFFKKKYVRYFVCDSILFVIVLFCRELYSFLTMSESSGGVAEFFGSYCFRTVRDHFSVWTLVSFMIILSTISFLCIIISVFSRQLIRAFIIREKKKVALEYELDFLKSQLSPHFLFNTLNNITSLIRIEPKLAESSMEKLSKLLRVMLYQTSDKFIDIKDDVDLLQKYGELEKLRLPKSFEYVFETDLENPHCQIPPLLMMPLVENAMKHCVNPDGKSFAHIRISQKDGKIHFKSVNSNFPRKPKPGASGLGLATFEKRLELLFSGKYSYGTWIEGNTYVCDLTLTVK, from the coding sequence ATGTCAATTGAAAGCACAAAAAAACGTTTAAAAGACTTCTGGCAGGTTATTCACGAGCGTCTTTCCTCCTTACAGGAAGATCAGTTTGACCGCGGCGAACGGGAATTGATTGCCATATTGGGAGATGATGAATCGAAAAGCTTTTTTCCTGTGCCGGCAACGCTGTTGATGGTTCTTGTTTGGAGCTTTATTCTTTTTTTCCCTTTGATTATCCTGTTGGATCCTAGCGGATCTGTTGGGGATGACGTTACCATGGGTGCGTTGGGCCGTTATTATCTGCCCTTGTTGTCTACGATGCTGATCTTTTTCCTGAATCAGAGAATCCTTGTTCCCAAATTCTTTTTCAAGAAAAAATATGTTCGCTATTTTGTCTGTGATTCAATTCTGTTTGTCATTGTGCTGTTTTGTCGTGAACTATATTCGTTCCTGACAATGTCGGAATCTAGTGGTGGCGTTGCTGAATTTTTCGGGTCTTATTGTTTCAGAACGGTTAGAGATCATTTTTCTGTCTGGACTCTTGTTTCGTTCATGATTATCTTAAGCACCATTAGCTTCCTGTGTATCATTATCTCTGTATTTAGTCGTCAGCTTATACGAGCCTTTATTATTCGCGAAAAGAAGAAAGTGGCGCTGGAGTATGAACTTGATTTTTTGAAGAGCCAACTGAGTCCCCATTTTCTGTTTAACACGCTGAACAATATTACTAGCCTAATCAGGATTGAACCGAAATTGGCAGAAAGCAGCATGGAAAAGCTGAGTAAACTTTTACGCGTAATGCTTTATCAGACGTCTGACAAGTTTATCGATATCAAGGATGATGTTGATTTGCTACAGAAGTACGGAGAACTTGAAAAACTTCGTCTTCCTAAAAGTTTTGAGTATGTCTTTGAGACGGATCTGGAGAACCCTCATTGTCAGATTCCTCCTCTTTTGATGATGCCTCTTGTTGAAAATGCAATGAAGCATTGTGTAAACCCTGATGGGAAAAGCTTTGCTCATATTCGCATCAGTCAGAAAGATGGCAAGATTCATTTCAAATCGGTAAACAGCAACTTCCCCCGTAAGCCGAAACCTGGTGCAAGTGGACTCGGTCTGGCAACGTTTGAAAAACGCCTTGAGCTGTTGTTCTCTGGTAAATACTCCTACGGAACTTGGATCGAAGGGAATACTTACGTTTGCGATTTAACTCTGACGGTAAAATAA
- a CDS encoding tol-pal system YbgF family protein, with protein MKFAKDILQQMKPLHYVALILVVSLGVFNGITGAYPYIKQHQREGNIVKTFDTWWHNAGAREFRSVGLEPTKELKAEEFQRYREKYLQQNPSYIVEERVAGMKKEYREWWENNGGREAYIQDHGHYPNESDYRASLEEWINSFTDRYLRYSLAFAPKYEQYERVLTSWILIPGVCSFLSFAGLFMFAIVRLARRWSLWIICLTTAAVTLTGPILVSVLTTTSFFDHYSTERYMGMSLTVAFLLGATAFGNRKNQVTPLTRNICFSGVILDMAINWFLNPGIFGAVAALSPVCFGIGAFAGVRIETRLRSQAEINADLLRERLLEKASQNPMAERKAKTRTLIEDGFTSAKNCRPEQAHQQLRLALTQLLQEHPVDAALVKQTVIRMTAPDQYLDFSSNQWMEWGEIAKAKNAPDAAILLLKKCLSKEKDPNFARRSLFTLGETCVTNKIEVQEGIGYLQKVIEMNENDILAKQARKTLEALK; from the coding sequence TTGAAATTTGCCAAGGATATTTTACAGCAGATGAAACCGTTACACTATGTAGCGCTCATCCTGGTTGTTTCGCTAGGTGTATTCAATGGAATCACCGGTGCATACCCATACATCAAGCAGCACCAAAGGGAAGGCAATATCGTCAAGACCTTTGATACCTGGTGGCATAACGCAGGCGCCCGTGAATTTAGATCCGTGGGCCTCGAACCCACAAAAGAATTAAAAGCCGAAGAATTCCAGCGCTATCGCGAAAAATACCTTCAGCAGAACCCGTCCTACATTGTAGAAGAACGCGTTGCTGGAATGAAGAAGGAATATCGCGAATGGTGGGAAAACAACGGAGGCCGCGAAGCCTACATCCAGGACCACGGTCACTATCCTAACGAAAGCGACTATCGAGCAAGTCTAGAGGAATGGATTAACAGCTTTACCGATAGATACCTTCGTTACAGTCTCGCCTTCGCCCCGAAATACGAACAATACGAAAGAGTTCTTACCAGCTGGATTTTGATTCCTGGAGTATGCAGTTTCCTTTCGTTTGCCGGGCTGTTCATGTTCGCTATCGTGCGACTGGCTAGACGTTGGAGCCTATGGATCATCTGTCTGACGACAGCGGCAGTGACACTCACCGGCCCCATATTGGTAAGTGTACTGACAACCACGAGTTTCTTCGACCACTACTCCACAGAACGCTACATGGGCATGAGTCTCACCGTGGCATTCCTATTGGGAGCGACCGCCTTCGGAAACCGCAAGAACCAGGTCACCCCTCTAACAAGGAACATCTGTTTCTCGGGCGTAATACTGGACATGGCCATCAACTGGTTCCTCAATCCGGGGATCTTTGGTGCGGTGGCCGCCCTTTCTCCCGTATGTTTTGGAATCGGCGCCTTCGCTGGCGTCCGAATCGAAACTCGCCTTAGGAGCCAAGCCGAAATCAACGCAGACCTTTTAAGGGAACGCCTTCTGGAAAAAGCCTCCCAGAATCCGATGGCCGAAAGAAAGGCCAAGACTAGAACCCTTATCGAAGATGGATTTACAAGCGCCAAGAACTGCAGACCGGAACAAGCCCATCAGCAGCTACGTCTTGCATTGACACAACTTCTTCAGGAACACCCCGTGGATGCAGCCCTCGTAAAACAGACCGTCATCCGAATGACCGCCCCCGACCAATACCTTGATTTTTCAAGCAACCAATGGATGGAATGGGGCGAAATCGCCAAGGCTAAAAATGCACCGGACGCCGCCATCCTCCTTCTGAAAAAATGTCTCAGCAAGGAAAAGGATCCGAATTTTGCAAGACGTTCGCTGTTCACTCTGGGCGAGACCTGCGTCACCAATAAAATTGAAGTTCAGGAAGGCATCGGCTACCTTCAGAAAGTCATTGAAATGAATGAAAACGATATCCTGGCAAAGCAGGCCCGTAAAACGTTGGAAGCACTGAAATAA
- a CDS encoding pyridoxine 5'-phosphate synthase, which translates to MTVKLGFNVDHIATIREARKICEPDPVAAAVIAELAGVSGITAHLREDKRHIQDRDVRMLRGTVTTKMNLEMAPTQEMVQVAINNQPDTVTFVPEVHTDYATEDGLNVAAKAAELAKPAMTLKSNDIAVGVFIDPETEQVKAAKKIGADFVEFNTGKYATSCTLGSREEIEREISALEDMAVLARKYGLRVKAGRGLNYRNISAIAAIEGIDEVVIGHSIVSKAVMVGMDRAIKDMLDLIKDASK; encoded by the coding sequence ATGACAGTAAAGCTCGGTTTTAACGTAGACCATATTGCAACAATCCGCGAAGCCCGCAAGATCTGCGAACCTGATCCGGTAGCGGCCGCAGTTATTGCCGAACTGGCAGGCGTCAGCGGCATCACCGCCCACCTCCGCGAAGACAAGCGCCACATTCAGGATCGCGACGTCCGCATGCTCCGTGGCACCGTCACCACCAAGATGAACTTGGAAATGGCCCCCACCCAGGAAATGGTCCAGGTGGCTATCAACAATCAGCCGGACACTGTTACATTCGTTCCTGAGGTCCACACCGACTACGCCACAGAAGATGGTCTGAATGTTGCCGCCAAGGCTGCAGAATTGGCAAAGCCTGCCATGACACTCAAGAGCAACGATATTGCCGTAGGCGTGTTCATCGATCCCGAAACCGAACAAGTGAAGGCCGCCAAGAAGATTGGCGCAGACTTTGTCGAATTCAATACCGGCAAGTACGCAACCTCCTGCACTCTGGGAAGCCGCGAAGAAATTGAACGTGAAATTTCCGCCCTCGAAGACATGGCCGTCCTCGCCCGCAAGTACGGCCTCAGGGTAAAGGCCGGCCGCGGTCTGAACTACCGCAACATTTCCGCCATCGCCGCCATCGAAGGCATTGACGAAGTGGTCATTGGCCACAGCATCGTCAGCAAGGCCGTTATGGTAGGTATGGACCGTGCCATCAAGGACATGCTGGACTTAATCAAGGACGCTTCCAAATAA
- the truA gene encoding tRNA pseudouridine(38-40) synthase TruA, whose protein sequence is MRYRFRCEYLGSAFHGWQAQNEGGKTKFVTVQSALEEAFSIALRSPIRITGSGRTDTGVHARGQCVHFDYDGELDLVRTVNSINGLTKRLVRIRDLQPCDPEFHARFDATCRYYQYTMYTRPVALLRDFGWECGSQNLDLDAMAEEAKSFLGHHDFIDFCIPRNDGKPTDCILTEFRLERLNDWSCMFHIRGNRFLHRQVRAMVGTLYDVGRGKLPMGTVNQIFDKNFKGERTWAPPQGLVLENVEYKDY, encoded by the coding sequence ATGCGTTATCGCTTCAGGTGTGAATACCTGGGTAGCGCCTTTCATGGCTGGCAGGCCCAGAATGAAGGTGGCAAGACCAAATTTGTAACGGTGCAGTCTGCGCTGGAAGAGGCTTTTTCCATTGCGCTTCGTTCTCCTATCCGCATTACCGGTTCCGGTCGTACGGATACTGGCGTTCATGCCCGCGGTCAGTGTGTTCATTTTGATTATGACGGCGAACTGGATTTGGTGCGTACGGTGAATTCCATCAACGGCTTGACGAAACGTCTTGTCCGTATTCGCGACTTGCAACCTTGCGATCCGGAATTCCATGCCCGTTTCGACGCGACGTGCCGGTATTACCAGTATACCATGTACACCCGACCTGTGGCCCTGCTCCGGGACTTCGGGTGGGAGTGCGGCTCTCAAAATCTGGATCTCGATGCCATGGCAGAAGAGGCGAAGTCTTTCCTCGGTCATCACGACTTTATCGATTTTTGCATTCCCCGCAATGATGGAAAACCGACGGACTGCATCCTGACGGAATTCCGCCTGGAGCGGTTGAACGACTGGAGCTGCATGTTCCATATCCGAGGGAACCGTTTCTTGCACAGGCAGGTCCGCGCCATGGTGGGGACCTTGTACGATGTAGGTCGCGGTAAGCTCCCTATGGGTACGGTGAACCAGATCTTCGATAAAAATTTTAAGGGAGAGCGCACATGGGCTCCCCCTCAGGGTTTGGTCCTTGAGAACGTAGAATACAAGGACTATTGA
- a CDS encoding TIGR03960 family B12-binding radical SAM protein encodes MTILEKIALALPAVESPARYMGGEANSVVKDHSKMHCRMAFVFPDKYEIGMSNNGIRILYHIINKEPDLLCEVSFAPWEDMAREMEKYDIPLYSYASYTPVKDFEVLAMTLQTELNFTNVPYVLELSRVPVWSKDRREEDPIVIAGGPAMANPEPVADFFDAFQIGDGEELMVKFLRCVGDGRKAGLSRKQILENLSKLDGVYVPSLRPTVTNEFGDIVPAEPATGPYEKTTGVRRQFIPVMDRKNYPIKNLIANMQLVHNRFSVEVMRGCAQGCRFCQAGIWYRPCRELDPDDVLEIAKEGIKATGERELGLLSLSTADYKPVEGLTDSIIDDPFFDTVDVSLPSIRVNAFGETLAQKISALKGGRSATFAPETGSERIRKMINKTISDQDMYNAAEHAFSSGFNKIKLYTMIGFPTENLEDMEAFCGLIENLVKIGRKYLRGCQIAVSMGILIPKSFTGLQWAPFMDKETALKHIRFVRERFFRHPNVKVNWAGWEMSHLEAVYSRGDRRLGPVIYAAYKKGLTFESDAYRFNYDTWLQVWEECGYDTSWVYRTREKEEVFPWDVIHAGTTKQYLRREWEKAFKEDSAPVPNCKWGDCQKCGIPGFGAEIHLANDPVRHKAPSRTPEEIKKLVAERRPSQKVCYSYKITFKKTGISRFLPHQNMLSFFERTFLCAGIPIKFSEGFSPKPRISNMGALPLGLETYCEIISVELLQPLDISKEGLETTMKQLSAPFPRGMEIVNIEPLQGKLSKNMPKAMIYSFTPDNLDPETAAKIMKSFDEKSLPVVTNHRGQEINLNEHILGIQIQGGNIMTKIKCNEMGGTASPYNIYAGLLGKTYDPKKLDDDTRRFLIKKIAMEF; translated from the coding sequence ATGACCATTCTCGAAAAAATCGCCCTAGCTCTCCCCGCTGTCGAATCCCCGGCCCGTTATATGGGTGGCGAAGCCAACAGCGTTGTCAAAGACCACAGCAAAATGCACTGCCGCATGGCCTTCGTGTTCCCCGACAAGTACGAAATCGGCATGAGCAATAACGGCATCCGCATCCTATACCATATAATCAACAAGGAACCGGACCTGCTATGTGAAGTGAGCTTTGCCCCCTGGGAAGACATGGCTCGAGAAATGGAAAAGTACGACATTCCCCTGTACAGCTACGCCAGCTACACACCCGTAAAGGATTTCGAAGTCCTGGCCATGACCTTGCAGACGGAACTGAACTTCACAAACGTGCCCTACGTGCTGGAACTCTCCCGAGTTCCCGTATGGAGCAAGGATCGTCGAGAAGAGGATCCCATTGTTATCGCCGGCGGCCCCGCCATGGCCAACCCGGAACCCGTAGCGGATTTCTTTGACGCCTTCCAGATTGGCGACGGTGAAGAACTGATGGTCAAGTTCCTCCGTTGCGTCGGCGATGGCAGAAAGGCTGGCCTTTCCCGCAAGCAGATTCTCGAGAATTTATCAAAACTGGACGGCGTATACGTCCCCAGCCTCCGTCCCACCGTTACCAACGAATTTGGCGACATCGTTCCTGCAGAACCCGCCACCGGCCCCTACGAAAAGACCACCGGCGTTCGCCGCCAGTTCATTCCCGTAATGGACCGCAAGAACTACCCCATCAAGAACCTCATCGCCAACATGCAGCTGGTCCACAACCGCTTCAGCGTAGAAGTCATGCGCGGTTGCGCCCAGGGTTGCCGTTTCTGCCAGGCAGGCATCTGGTACCGCCCCTGCCGCGAGCTGGATCCAGACGACGTTCTTGAAATCGCCAAGGAAGGCATCAAGGCCACAGGCGAACGCGAACTGGGCCTGCTCTCCCTTTCTACCGCCGACTACAAGCCGGTGGAAGGCCTTACCGACTCTATCATCGACGATCCGTTCTTCGATACCGTAGACGTAAGCCTCCCCTCCATCCGCGTCAACGCCTTCGGCGAAACATTGGCTCAGAAAATTTCCGCATTGAAGGGCGGCCGTAGCGCCACCTTCGCCCCAGAAACTGGTTCTGAACGAATCCGCAAGATGATCAACAAGACCATCAGCGACCAGGACATGTACAACGCCGCCGAACACGCCTTCAGCAGCGGATTCAACAAGATCAAGCTCTACACCATGATCGGCTTTCCCACCGAAAACCTGGAAGACATGGAAGCCTTCTGCGGCCTGATCGAGAACCTGGTAAAGATTGGCCGCAAGTATCTCCGCGGATGCCAGATTGCCGTTTCCATGGGCATCTTGATTCCCAAGTCCTTCACCGGCCTCCAGTGGGCTCCGTTTATGGACAAGGAAACCGCCCTAAAGCATATCCGTTTCGTTCGCGAAAGATTCTTTAGACACCCCAACGTGAAGGTGAACTGGGCTGGCTGGGAAATGAGCCACCTGGAAGCCGTATACAGCCGCGGTGACCGTCGTCTTGGCCCCGTGATTTATGCAGCCTACAAGAAAGGTCTAACCTTTGAAAGCGACGCCTATCGTTTCAACTACGACACTTGGCTCCAGGTCTGGGAAGAATGCGGCTACGACACCAGCTGGGTCTACCGCACCCGCGAAAAGGAAGAAGTCTTCCCCTGGGACGTCATCCATGCAGGAACCACCAAGCAGTACCTCCGCCGCGAATGGGAAAAGGCTTTCAAGGAAGATTCCGCTCCCGTTCCCAACTGCAAGTGGGGCGACTGCCAGAAGTGCGGCATTCCTGGCTTCGGTGCAGAAATCCATCTGGCCAACGATCCGGTACGCCATAAGGCTCCCAGCCGCACACCCGAAGAAATCAAGAAGCTGGTGGCAGAACGCCGTCCCAGCCAGAAGGTCTGCTATAGCTACAAGATTACCTTCAAGAAGACTGGCATCAGCCGCTTCCTGCCACACCAGAACATGCTCAGCTTCTTCGAGCGAACCTTCCTTTGCGCAGGAATCCCCATCAAGTTCAGTGAAGGTTTCAGCCCCAAGCCCCGTATCAGTAACATGGGCGCCCTCCCCCTCGGCCTTGAAACCTACTGCGAAATCATCAGCGTGGAACTGCTACAACCGCTGGACATCAGCAAGGAAGGCCTGGAAACAACCATGAAGCAGCTTTCCGCCCCCTTCCCCCGCGGCATGGAAATCGTGAACATCGAACCGCTACAGGGTAAGCTGAGCAAGAACATGCCCAAGGCCATGATTTACAGCTTCACTCCGGACAACCTGGATCCGGAAACGGCAGCAAAAATCATGAAGTCCTTCGACGAGAAGTCCCTGCCAGTGGTCACCAACCACCGCGGTCAGGAAATCAACCTGAACGAACATATTCTCGGCATCCAGATTCAGGGCGGCAACATCATGACCAAGATCAAGTGTAATGAGATGGGCGGCACCGCCAGCCCCTATAACATCTACGCAGGTCTGCTTGGAAAAACCTACGATCCCAAGAAACTTGACGATGACACTCGCAGGTTCCTCATCAAGAAAATCGCCATGGAATTCTAG